Genomic window (Pseudomonas sp. MM211):
GTGGCACGGGATAGAATGCGCCCCCTACACCACCACGCATTCAGGGGTTCCATGTCACCGCTCGAAGCCTGTGCCTCACTGCTCGGCCTGATCGCCGTCTGGCTGACCGTGCGCCAGAATCCCTGGTGCTGGCCTGTTGGCTTGGTCATGGTGGTGCTCTATGCATGGGTATTCTTCGAGGCGCGGCTGTATTCCAACGTGCTGCTGCAATTCGTCTACGCCGCCCTGCAGCTCTACGGATGGTGGCACTGGACACGGGGCGACCGGCCTGACGAGCGCCTTCAGGTATCCAGCCTGGGTCTTCGCCCGATCTCCGCCGGCCTTGCGCTGGGCCTGCTGGGCTCGGTCGTACTGGGTGTATTGATGAGCACCTACACTGATGCCAGCGCGCCTTGGCAGGATGCAACGCTGTGTGCCTTCAGCCTGGTGGCGCAGCTGTGGATGGCCAAGAAACGCCTGCAGTGCTGGCCGCTGTGGATCGTCCTCGATCTGCTCTTCGTCGCGCTGTTCATCGACCAGGCGCTCTACTCCACCGCCGCTCTGTACGGCCTGTTCACCCTGCTCGCCTGTCACGGCTGGCTGACCTGGCGACGCGAACTGGTCGTGCGTGCATCATGAAGGTTCTGGTACTGACGGGCCCGGAGTCCAGCGGCAAGAGCTGGCTGGCCAATGGGTTGCAGCAGCGCTTCGGGGGAATCATCGTTGGTGAGTACGTGCGCCACTTCATCGACAGCGAGCAACGCGATACCTGCTACGCCGACATACCCGCCATCGCCAGGGGCCAGCTGGCCTGGGAAGATGCCGCGCGGGAGAAGCGCCCTCACCTGCTGATTCTCGATACTCACCTGCTGAGCAATATCCTCTGGAGCCATGAGCTGTTCGGTGACTGTCCCGACTGGATGGAACCGGCGCTGCTCGAGCGTGAATACCACCTGCATCTATTGCTCGACCCGCGCGGGGTCGAATGGGTCAGTGACGGCCAGCGCTGCCAGCCGGAGCTCGCACAGCGGGTCGTTTTTCATCAGGCCTGCGCTGCATGGCTCGCGGCACATGAGCAGGCCGTCGTGGAAATTGCAGGGGCCTGGAGTGAGCGCCAGAACGAAGTCATTGGCCTGGTCGAAGCCTGGCTGGCAGTTGGCGAATAAACAGTTTCCGGGAGAACTTTTTAACGTCGCTTGCGGCGGCCGGCAGTGTGGCCGCCTGGGATGCCAGGCCATCGAAAGCCACACAAATATCACGGGATGCATGTCTGGCATCTTGCCATTAGCCGTTGGCATGGGCATAAAGGAACACGACTAGAAAACGCCACAAGGACGTCACCGATGCGCATGATTCGCCGCACCTTGCAGATCATCCTTCTGCTGTTGCTCATCGCGTTAATGATCGCCACTTACTTCATCGCCAAGCCTAATCTTCCCGACTACAAGCCAGCGGACAAGGTGCATTACCTTGGGCAATGGAGCGAGCAGGAACGTCAGTTCTACTACTACACCCCCCAGGGAACGCGGGTGAAGGGTCTGCAGTACGCATGGTTCTCGGCGCTGGAGCTGCCCTTCGGCAACGCCAAGTTCGCCGACCCCGACTACCTGGCACGTTTCGGCTTTCTCACCCAGCCCGGGCAAAAGGCCACGGCACTCAATCCTGGCAACCTGCCGGTGGGCTTCACACGCCATCAGGATGACGAAAGCGGCGTTGAGTACCTGGACATCACCTGCGCCGCCTGTCACACCGGCGAGCTGCGCTTCAAGGGCCAGGCGGTGCGTATCGACGGCGGCGCAGCCTTGCACTCCCTGGCTTCCACCGTGCCGACCCTAAAGGGGGGCAGCTTTGGCCAGTCCCTCGGCATGAGCATGGCGTTCACCTACTACAACCCGCTGAAGTTCCGCCGCTTCGCCCGGGAGGTATTGGGCGAGCGCTACGAGCGCGAGTACGACACCCTGCGGGTAGAATTCAAGCAAGTCCTCGATCGGCTGCTGAGTACCGCTTACAACGACTGGCACAGAGGCCTGTACCCGACCGAAGAAGGCTTCGGCCGTACCGATGCTTTCGGGCGCATCGCCAATACCGTGTTCGGTGACAGCATCGACGCCGCCAATTACCGGATTGCCGATGCACCGGTCAGCTATCCGCACCTCTGGGATATCTGGAAATTCGACTGGGTGCAGTGGAACGGCTCGGCCATGCAGCCCATGGCACGTAACGTCGGCGAATCGCTCGGCGTTGGCGCCACGCTGCATCTGCTCGACGAAAACGGGCAAGCCGTCCCGGAGGCTCAGCGTTATGCCTCCAGCGTCCGCATCAACGACCTCTATGCACTGGAGGAAACGCTCAAGCGCCTGCAACCGCCTGCGTGGCCGGAAAAGATCTTTGGCAAGGTGGATATCGCCTTGGCCAGCCGAGGGCGCGCCCTGTTCCAGGAAAACTGCGCCCACTGCCACGCACCACAGGTCGTTCCGCCGGATAAACGCATGGCCCCGGAGCGCGACCCAGAGTGGCACATGCGCGTCATCCCGACGTCCATCGTCGGCACCGACTCCACCACTGCCGACAATATCGCCGACCATCGTTTCGACATCAGCAAGCTGGGGTGGACGAAAGCGGAGCTGGCCAAGCTCGACGTCAAGCTGTTCAGCAACAGCCTCGACAAGGTCGACTTGCGCGCCATCTCCACCGCCGAAGCGCTGGCTTACGTCACCGCCTATGTCGAAGAGCGGGCCTACCGCGACAACGGCATCGCACCGGAGCAGCGCAAGCGCATGGACGGCTATGGCCTACCTATCGGTGTGCAGGAGATCCGCGGCTACAAGGCGCGCCCCCTCGACAGCATCTGGGCCACCCCGCCCTTCCTGCACAACGGCTCGGTACCCACGCTGTTTCATCTGCTGTCGCCGGTCTCGGAGCGCCCCAGCCGCTTCTGGGTCGGCAACTTCGAATTCGATCCCAAGCATGTCGGCTTCGTAAGCGACAAATTCCCCGGCGGTTTCCTTCTCGATACCCGTATCAAAGGCAACGGCAACAACGGCCACGAGTTCCGCGACGGCTGCCGTAACGACGGCGTCATTGGCCGCGGCCTGCAGCCAGAGGAGCGTTGGGCGCTGGTCGAGTACCTGAAAGTGCTGGGTAATGCGCAGCTGGAAAATCAATTGAGCGAAGTGCCGAGCAAACCCTGGAGCCCCGGACAGTTCTGCCAGGGCAGCGTGACGGCAAACAACAAGGAGTCCAACGATGCTTAAACGATTCTGGCTTTGGCTCGGCCGGCTTCTGGGCAAAACACTCGTCGTGCTATTGGTCGTCGGCCTTGGTGGCTGGGCCATAGGCGCCGCTTACTACAGCTGGAAGTTTTCCGGGCCAGTTTCCAGCGAGGAACAGATACCCGCCAATGAGGCGGCCTATACTGAGGGCATCATCGAAGATGCCATCCGCGTGGTCGAGCAGCACCGCGATAATACCCGCGTCCTGCGCGACGCCCATGCCAAGGCGCACGGTTGTGTGAAGGCCGAAGTCACGGTGAGAGCAGAGCTCGATGAAACCCTGCGCCATGGCGTGCTCAGCGAACCGGGCAAGACCTGGCAGGCCTGGATGCGCCTGTCCAACGGCAACGCCTATCCGCAGTTCGACCGCGCTCGTGATGCCAGGGGTATGGCCATCAAGCTGCTCGACGTTCCAGGCAACAAGCTGATGGTCAATCCGCGCCATGCCGACGAGCAGGATTTCGTGATGTTCAACCATCCGGCATTCTTCGTACGTGACGTTGCCGAGTACCGGAGCAACTTCGCCGCCCAGGCGGACGGCAAGAAAGCGCTGGCCTTCTTCCCCAGCTTAGATCCCCGTAGCTGGGAAATCCGCCACCTGATCATCGCCCTGAAAACGCTTTCGCCTGCGCCGAGCAGCCCGGTCGAAACGACCTACAACTCGATCGCCCCCTTCAAGCTGGGCCCACACAACATCAAGTACCGGGTCATCCCCAGCCCTGAAAGCTGCCCGACCTACGCGATTCCCAAGCCCAATACCGACTTGCCCAACTTCCTGCGCAGCGCGCTTTATCAGCAGCTTTCGCTGGATCGCATGCCGGCCTGCTTCGCGCTGCAGGTACAACGGCAAAATCCGAACCATTACATGCCGATCGAGGATCCCAGCGTGGAATGGGACGAGCGAATTTCTCCGTTCGAAACCGTCGCGGACATCCGCCTCCCAGCCCAGGACTTCGACAGCTCGGAGCAGAACCTGTTTTGCGACAACCTGTCCTTCAATCCTTGGCACGCCTTACCGGAGCATCGTCCAATCGGCGGTATCAATCGCTTGCGCAAGGCAGTCTACGAAGCGGTAAGCGTCTATCGCCACGATCGCAACGCCGCTCTGGCTCAGTGAACGTCCTACAGTACGCAGCAGGCTGCTAGAATCGCAGCCTGTTCGCACTGTAGACAAAGAGACTGGCCTTGGAACTGTTCAAAGAATTCATCTTCGAAGCCGCCCACCGGCTCCCGCACGTGCCGGAAGGCCATAAATGCGCGCGCCTGCACGGCCATTCCTTCCGCATCGCGGTGTATATCGAGGGAGAGGTCGACCCGCATACCGGATGGATTCGCGACTTTTCGGAGATTAAGGCCATCTTCAAGCCGATCTACGAACAACTCGACCACAACTACCTCAACGACATCCCTGGCCTGGAAAACCCGACCAGCGAAGTTCTCGCCAAATGGGTATGGCAGCAACTCAAACCGCTGCTCCCGGAGCTGTCACGCATTCGTATTCACGAGACCTGCAGCAGCGGCTGCGAATACCGCGGTGACTGAAGATTGACGCGGCCCCAGCAGTAGCGCGCCGAGCCATGAGCAAATCACCATGAGCACTCCGCACGTCAGAAATGACAGCGTATATCAGGGAATAGCGCTGATCGTATCTGCCGTTTTCCTGCTCTCGCTCGCGGATGCATCAGTGAAGTATTTCAGTACTCGATTGGCGCTATGGCAGCTATTTCTACTCGTGTCCTGCATTTCGGTTCCACTCCTTGGAACATGGCTGGCCACAAGAATAAGCTCCGGGCAACTGCACGTGACATCGGTGCCTTGGGTTACAGCAAGGAGCATCTTGCTGTTACTGATGTGGGTAGCCTATTACTCGGCGTTGCCACTCATTCCCCTCTCGGTAGCTGCCGTTGCCATATACACCACACCTCTCTTCATCGCGATTCTTTCAACGTGCTATGGCGCAGAGCGCCTCTCGGCCCGTGGCTGGATAGCCGTAGCGGTAGGCTTCGCGGGAGTCGCTATCGTCTTACGCCCCGGATCTGAAGCATTTGATCTTGCTGTGCTTTTACCCGTAATCGGCGCGGTGTTTTATGCCGCCGCGATGGTGGTGACGCGCCGGCACTGTCGAGGCGAGCATCCACTGGTAATGGCTCTGGGCCTGAACATAGCTTTTCTAATCGCCGCCAGCTTTGGCGGTCTCCTGTCCTATCTAGGTGGCCCGGCCTTGATGGCCTCTGCGCCAGGGCTGTTTTTGACCTGGCAACCCATAGGCTGGCAGGAAGCAATTTTTATCGTCAGCTATGCAATTGCCTTGGTTACCATCAATACCGCAACAGCGAAAGCTTACCAAATTGCACCTTCGGCGCTGATCGGGACTTTTGACTACATTTACCTTATTTTTGCATGCTTATGGGGATACTTGATATTTGACGAAGTGCCCGGCGTGCATACATGGGGCGGGATGCTGTTGATCCTGGTTGCCGGTTTACTCGTGATACGCCGCTAACCTCCGATTTCACGCCGTTGCCTCAATAGATGGAGCAATTACGTTGAAATCATTCGCACCCAAGCGCTCAAGCAACAGCAAAACCTGACTCGACATTAAATTGTCGCGACGACCCCAAGACCGGCAAATCATTGCCGGCCTTCTGACAGCTAATTGCCATCAATGGCACTCTGCCCCTCACCTCTCCATCCAACCCATTGAACCTAAAGGCTTTTATAGGGCCAAAAAAGACTGGCACGAAATTCGCTCTACTGCTCATAAGTCGTAATGAAGCGCCAGAGGTTCGCCAAAATGGTTCCACCTAGCCAGAAGAACACGATCGATTTCGATGCTGCCAAGCTGCAGCGTCTCGATTTCTCGAATCGTAAGGATCAGGCACGCCCGATCAGCCTCGCGCAATTGCGCCAGCGACTTGGCCTGCAATTACAAACCAGCCTGGATGCAGAACGCATTCTCGGTATGTTCTTTCGTGAGCTCCAGCACCTGGTGCCGGTCGATGCGCTCGGCTACCAGCACTTGAGCAGCGACCTGCGCCTGGACATGGGTCAACAGGCCAATCATTCGGCCACCTACCGCCTCAGCCATGAGAGCGAATACTTGGGTGAGCTGACCTTTCGCCGCCGCCAACGCTTCTCCGATCAGGAGCTGGCCCAGCTGGAGTCGCTGCTCGCCTGCCTGCTATTCCCGCTACGCAACGCCCTGCTCTACCGCGTTGCCATCCAGAGCGCGCTGCGCGACCCCCTGACCAACACCGGCAACCGCGTCGCCATGGATCAGGTACTAGGACGGGAAATCGAGCTGGCTCGCCGTAACGGGCAACCGATGTCGCTGTTGATGCTGGATATCGACCACTTCAAACGCATCAACGATGAGCACGGTCATAGCGCTGGCGACGAAGTCCTGAAGGCCGTAGCCGCGACCCTCAAGGATCAGCTACGCAATATCGACATGGTGTTCCGCTACGGTGGCGAAGAGTTTCTGGTACTGCTTTCCGGCACACCACGCGAAGGTGCCGCACTGGTGGGGGAGCGCCTGCGCGAGTCGGTGCTGGGGCTGCAATGCGTGGCGCAAGGCAAGCCCATAGAACTCTCTGTCAGCCTCGGTTGCGCCACCCTGGAAGCAGGCGAGCCGCTTGAAAACCTACTCAACCGCGCAGACAAGGCGCTGTATAGCGCCAAACGCAACGGACGCAACTGCATGGCCATGGCTAGCTGATCTAAACGCCAGATAGCTCACATGAAAAAGGGCCCCACTCCTAACCGAGGGGGCCCTTTTTCATGACCGCTGGCAGCTGCTACGAACTGCCTTGTGATCAGTTACTGCGGCTTGCGAGTACCACGGCCGAAACCTGGACGCTGACCTTCGCTTGCCGGGCGACCGCGGCGGTTATCGGCACCAGCAGGCTTACGCGGCGCGCGCTCAGCCGACTCCGGGCGTTCGCCCCGAGGCTTGCCAGGCTTCTTGCCAACATCACGCGGACGCTCGGCAACTGGCGTGCCACGCGATGGTTCGCTACGACCTTCACCACGTGGAGTGCGCGGCGCACGTGTCGGACGCTCGCCCTGCTCCTCACGGGAACCACGACCGCTGCTGGATGGCTGAACGGGGCCGCCAGTAGCCGGACGCGCGGTACGCGCTGGGCGCTCACCACGGCCAACCGGTTTAGCTGCCTTGCGCTGCAAACGCTCGAGCTTCTCGCGGGCCTTTTCCTTCATTTCCGGCAGCGCCACCGACTTGAGGCCGACTTCTTCACTGAGGATGTCGACTTCACGCTGGCTCATTTCGCGCCAACGGCCCATGGGCAGATCGGAGGTCATGAATACCGGGCCGAAGCGCACACGCTTCAAACGGCTGACCACAAGACCTTGAGACTCCCACAGGCGCCGCACTTCACGGTTGCGCCCTTCCATGACCACGCAGTGGTACCAATGGTTGAAGCCTTCACCGCCGGGCGCTTCCTTGATGTCGGTAAACTTGGCCGGGCCGTCTTCAAGCATCACGCCAGCTTTGAGACGCTCGATCATTTCTTCGTCGACTTCGCCACGCACACGCACCGCGTACTCGCGATCCATCTGATAGGACGGGTGCATCAGGCGGTTAGCCAGCTCACCATCCGTAGTGAACATCAACAGGCCGGTGGTATTGATATCCAGACGGCCGATATTGATCCAACGGCCTTCCTTCGGCCGCGGCAAGCGGTCGAACACGGTTGGGCGTTTTTCCGGGTCGTCACGGGTGCAGATCTCGCCGTCTGGCTTGTTGTAGATCAGTACGCGACGCAGTGCTTCCGTCGCTTCTTCGCGGCGCAGCAGGCGGCCGTCGATGGCGATGGCATCATGCAAGTCGACGCGCTGACCCAAGGTGGCGTCTTTGCCGTTGACCTTGACGCGACCTGCGGTGATCCAGGACTCGATCTCACGGCGCGAGGCCAGACCAATACGAGCCAGGACTTTCTGCAGTTTCTCGCCAGCGGGGCTGTATTCTTCGGTTTCACTCATCTGGGCACCTCCCGGTGTTTTCTGGTGATGGGACGATCATCTCGTCGAAGGGGCGCGAATCATACGCGGATAAGGCGCTCAACGCACCTGGCGCAAAAGCATAGCTGACCAGATGAGGGCGTCCAGCGAGCGGCTGTCAACATAGGTGCTCAGCTCAACGCTTGCGGCGCGCCTTGGAACCTAGTGCCAACAAGCGCATATCGGCCTCGGCCAAAACCAGGCGCTGCTCAGCCTTGTCGAGTTTTTTCCAGGCCTTTATCTCGGCCTTGCTGCGCCCGCAGCCCAGGCAAATGCTATCGCTGAACTTGCAGACACTGATGCAGGGATCTTTCATGGGCTCTCTTCACGGCTGTCATCCTCAGCTGTAAAGACAGCGCCCTGTTCTTCGCGGTTCGGCTCTTCGTCAGCACGCGCCAAATCATCGAAATCGGTTTTCAGGCCCTGCTCCATGGCGTCGAGCTCGGCCAGCAGCGAACCGAAGCTGGTCTCGGCAGCGGCTTCGGAACGGCTATCCGCTTCCGGCTCATCGCCCAAGGCAAGGTCAGCGCGAGCCTGCAGGCTCTGCGGTACGTCCGGGTCGTCATCCTGAGCCAGGATCGGCTCGGGCTCCAGCTCGCGCAGTGCGGCCAGAGGCGGCAGTTCGTCGAGATTCTTCAGGTTGAAGTGATCGAGAAAGCCCTTGGTGGTCGCGAACATCGCCGGCCTGCCGGGAACCTCCCGATAGCCCACCACGCGAATCCACTCTCGCTCCAGCAGGGTTTTAACGATCTGGCTGTTCACGGCAACACTACGAATTTCCTCGATCTCGCCGCGAGTGATGGGCTGACGGTAGGCGATCAGTGCCAAGGTTTCGAGCATGGCACGGGAGTAGCGTTGCGGGCGCTCCTCCCACAAACGGCCCACCCAGGTGGAGAGATTCTCACGGATCTGCAGGCGATAACCGGAGGCTACTTCCTTGAGTTCGAACGCCCGCCCCTTGCAACTGCCGCCCAGAATCGCCAGCGCCTTGCGAAACTCGTCGGGCTCCGGCCGTTCGGCCTCCTCAAACAATTCCATGATCCGCTCGAACGACAGCGGCTTGCCAGACGCGAGCAAAAGGCCCTCGAGCAAGGTTGCGAGTTGTTTGGGATCGGATAGATTCATCGTCAGGAAATACCGCGCAGAAGGCCGCAAAAAGCGCGAGTCTAGCAGCTCATTCGAACTCGCTCTCGTCCTCTTCGACGCCCGCTACGCGCAGGCGCACATGCACGGCGGCAAAGGCCTCGTTCTGCACCAGTTGCACCAGCGATTCCTTGACCAGCTCCAGAATCGCCATGAAGGTCACCACCACGCCGAGGCGCCCCTCTTCGGCCGTGAACAGCTCGATGAAAGGCACGAACTCCCCGCCCTTGAGGCGCTCCATCACTTCGCTCATGCGCTCGCGGGTTGAGAGCGCCTCACGGCTAATCTGGTGACTCTCGAACATATCGGCGCGGCGCAGCACCTCGGCCATGGACACCA
Coding sequences:
- a CDS encoding c-type cytochrome, which codes for MRMIRRTLQIILLLLLIALMIATYFIAKPNLPDYKPADKVHYLGQWSEQERQFYYYTPQGTRVKGLQYAWFSALELPFGNAKFADPDYLARFGFLTQPGQKATALNPGNLPVGFTRHQDDESGVEYLDITCAACHTGELRFKGQAVRIDGGAALHSLASTVPTLKGGSFGQSLGMSMAFTYYNPLKFRRFAREVLGERYEREYDTLRVEFKQVLDRLLSTAYNDWHRGLYPTEEGFGRTDAFGRIANTVFGDSIDAANYRIADAPVSYPHLWDIWKFDWVQWNGSAMQPMARNVGESLGVGATLHLLDENGQAVPEAQRYASSVRINDLYALEETLKRLQPPAWPEKIFGKVDIALASRGRALFQENCAHCHAPQVVPPDKRMAPERDPEWHMRVIPTSIVGTDSTTADNIADHRFDISKLGWTKAELAKLDVKLFSNSLDKVDLRAISTAEALAYVTAYVEERAYRDNGIAPEQRKRMDGYGLPIGVQEIRGYKARPLDSIWATPPFLHNGSVPTLFHLLSPVSERPSRFWVGNFEFDPKHVGFVSDKFPGGFLLDTRIKGNGNNGHEFRDGCRNDGVIGRGLQPEERWALVEYLKVLGNAQLENQLSEVPSKPWSPGQFCQGSVTANNKESNDA
- a CDS encoding catalase family protein, whose amino-acid sequence is MLKRFWLWLGRLLGKTLVVLLVVGLGGWAIGAAYYSWKFSGPVSSEEQIPANEAAYTEGIIEDAIRVVEQHRDNTRVLRDAHAKAHGCVKAEVTVRAELDETLRHGVLSEPGKTWQAWMRLSNGNAYPQFDRARDARGMAIKLLDVPGNKLMVNPRHADEQDFVMFNHPAFFVRDVAEYRSNFAAQADGKKALAFFPSLDPRSWEIRHLIIALKTLSPAPSSPVETTYNSIAPFKLGPHNIKYRVIPSPESCPTYAIPKPNTDLPNFLRSALYQQLSLDRMPACFALQVQRQNPNHYMPIEDPSVEWDERISPFETVADIRLPAQDFDSSEQNLFCDNLSFNPWHALPEHRPIGGINRLRKAVYEAVSVYRHDRNAALAQ
- the rluB gene encoding 23S rRNA pseudouridine(2605) synthase RluB yields the protein MSETEEYSPAGEKLQKVLARIGLASRREIESWITAGRVKVNGKDATLGQRVDLHDAIAIDGRLLRREEATEALRRVLIYNKPDGEICTRDDPEKRPTVFDRLPRPKEGRWINIGRLDINTTGLLMFTTDGELANRLMHPSYQMDREYAVRVRGEVDEEMIERLKAGVMLEDGPAKFTDIKEAPGGEGFNHWYHCVVMEGRNREVRRLWESQGLVVSRLKRVRFGPVFMTSDLPMGRWREMSQREVDILSEEVGLKSVALPEMKEKAREKLERLQRKAAKPVGRGERPARTARPATGGPVQPSSSGRGSREEQGERPTRAPRTPRGEGRSEPSRGTPVAERPRDVGKKPGKPRGERPESAERAPRKPAGADNRRGRPASEGQRPGFGRGTRKPQ
- a CDS encoding GGDEF domain-containing protein — translated: MVPPSQKNTIDFDAAKLQRLDFSNRKDQARPISLAQLRQRLGLQLQTSLDAERILGMFFRELQHLVPVDALGYQHLSSDLRLDMGQQANHSATYRLSHESEYLGELTFRRRQRFSDQELAQLESLLACLLFPLRNALLYRVAIQSALRDPLTNTGNRVAMDQVLGREIELARRNGQPMSLLMLDIDHFKRINDEHGHSAGDEVLKAVAATLKDQLRNIDMVFRYGGEEFLVLLSGTPREGAALVGERLRESVLGLQCVAQGKPIELSVSLGCATLEAGEPLENLLNRADKALYSAKRNGRNCMAMAS
- a CDS encoding DUF1289 domain-containing protein, with translation MKDPCISVCKFSDSICLGCGRSKAEIKAWKKLDKAEQRLVLAEADMRLLALGSKARRKR
- a CDS encoding AAA family ATPase produces the protein MKVLVLTGPESSGKSWLANGLQQRFGGIIVGEYVRHFIDSEQRDTCYADIPAIARGQLAWEDAAREKRPHLLILDTHLLSNILWSHELFGDCPDWMEPALLEREYHLHLLLDPRGVEWVSDGQRCQPELAQRVVFHQACAAWLAAHEQAVVEIAGAWSERQNEVIGLVEAWLAVGE
- the queD gene encoding 6-carboxytetrahydropterin synthase QueD — its product is MELFKEFIFEAAHRLPHVPEGHKCARLHGHSFRIAVYIEGEVDPHTGWIRDFSEIKAIFKPIYEQLDHNYLNDIPGLENPTSEVLAKWVWQQLKPLLPELSRIRIHETCSSGCEYRGD
- the scpB gene encoding SMC-Scp complex subunit ScpB, translating into MNLSDPKQLATLLEGLLLASGKPLSFERIMELFEEAERPEPDEFRKALAILGGSCKGRAFELKEVASGYRLQIRENLSTWVGRLWEERPQRYSRAMLETLALIAYRQPITRGEIEEIRSVAVNSQIVKTLLEREWIRVVGYREVPGRPAMFATTKGFLDHFNLKNLDELPPLAALRELEPEPILAQDDDPDVPQSLQARADLALGDEPEADSRSEAAAETSFGSLLAELDAMEQGLKTDFDDLARADEEPNREEQGAVFTAEDDSREESP
- a CDS encoding DMT family transporter — encoded protein: MSTPHVRNDSVYQGIALIVSAVFLLSLADASVKYFSTRLALWQLFLLVSCISVPLLGTWLATRISSGQLHVTSVPWVTARSILLLLMWVAYYSALPLIPLSVAAVAIYTTPLFIAILSTCYGAERLSARGWIAVAVGFAGVAIVLRPGSEAFDLAVLLPVIGAVFYAAAMVVTRRHCRGEHPLVMALGLNIAFLIAASFGGLLSYLGGPALMASAPGLFLTWQPIGWQEAIFIVSYAIALVTINTATAKAYQIAPSALIGTFDYIYLIFACLWGYLIFDEVPGVHTWGGMLLILVAGLLVIRR
- the pnuC gene encoding nicotinamide riboside transporter PnuC; translation: MSPLEACASLLGLIAVWLTVRQNPWCWPVGLVMVVLYAWVFFEARLYSNVLLQFVYAALQLYGWWHWTRGDRPDERLQVSSLGLRPISAGLALGLLGSVVLGVLMSTYTDASAPWQDATLCAFSLVAQLWMAKKRLQCWPLWIVLDLLFVALFIDQALYSTAALYGLFTLLACHGWLTWRRELVVRAS